A window of the Microbacterium sp. AZCO genome harbors these coding sequences:
- a CDS encoding flavin reductase family protein yields MSQPIPVAPTPVASHHDHPARAAGSLPADDFKALFRGHPGGVAVITADSGSGPVALTATSVSSVSAEPPLLVFSVSAISSAAPAVLAADTVVVHLLDADDIDVARIGSTSGIDRFADGDRWSRLVTGEPVYHGVRAWVRCAVINRMDAGGSTVIAAHALQSSIARDVDPGDHGNALVYHNRTWHRLGDHSRLD; encoded by the coding sequence ATGTCGCAGCCGATCCCCGTCGCCCCCACGCCCGTCGCGTCGCACCACGACCACCCGGCGCGCGCCGCGGGGTCGCTGCCCGCCGACGACTTCAAGGCGCTCTTCCGCGGCCACCCGGGCGGCGTCGCGGTCATCACGGCCGACAGCGGCTCGGGTCCCGTGGCCCTCACGGCCACGTCGGTCTCGTCGGTGAGCGCGGAGCCGCCGCTCCTCGTCTTCTCGGTCTCGGCCATCTCGTCGGCGGCCCCGGCCGTGCTCGCCGCCGACACCGTCGTCGTGCACCTTCTGGATGCGGACGACATCGACGTGGCGCGCATCGGCTCGACGAGCGGCATCGACCGCTTCGCCGACGGCGATCGCTGGTCGCGTCTCGTCACGGGCGAGCCGGTCTACCACGGGGTGCGGGCGTGGGTGCGCTGCGCGGTCATCAACCGGATGGATGCCGGCGGCTCGACGGTCATCGCGGCGCACGCGCTGCAGTCGAGCATCGCCCGCGACGTCGACCCCGGCGACCACGGCAATGCGCTGGTGTACCACAACCGCACCTGGCACCGCCTCGGCGACCACTCGCGCCTCGACTGA
- a CDS encoding NAD(P)H-dependent oxidoreductase, giving the protein MTLVVTAVSGSLRAPGSTSVLLEGILTRIARDREVDAEVIELSSLAVDIAAALTGAERSAALQSALERLGRSDLVVVGTPIYRGSYTGLFKSFFDLVHQDALEGVPVLLAAGGGNDQHTLAIDHELRPLFAFFRALAAPVGVYARPTDYSDGRIASDSLVTQIERAVDASLPLIRGTVDA; this is encoded by the coding sequence ATGACCCTCGTCGTGACCGCCGTCTCCGGCAGCCTCCGCGCCCCCGGCTCCACCAGCGTCCTGCTCGAGGGCATCCTCACACGCATCGCCCGTGACCGGGAAGTCGATGCCGAGGTCATCGAGCTGAGCTCGCTCGCCGTCGACATCGCCGCCGCCCTCACGGGTGCCGAGCGCAGCGCCGCGCTGCAGTCGGCGCTCGAGCGGCTCGGGCGCTCCGACCTCGTCGTCGTCGGCACGCCCATCTACCGCGGCTCCTACACCGGTCTGTTCAAGTCGTTCTTCGACCTCGTGCACCAGGACGCCCTCGAGGGGGTGCCCGTACTGCTCGCCGCCGGCGGCGGCAACGACCAGCACACCCTCGCGATCGACCACGAGCTGCGCCCGCTGTTCGCGTTCTTCCGTGCGCTCGCGGCACCGGTCGGGGTCTACGCCCGCCCGACGGACTACTCCGACGGGCGCATCGCGAGCGACAGCCTCGTGACGCAGATCGAGCGGGCGGTCGACGCCTCCCTCCCCCTCATCAGGGGCACCGTCGACGCCTGA
- a CDS encoding cystathionine gamma-synthase yields the protein MSDEPTLPTSRVRARGFESLAVHSGQIADPTTGAVIPPVHFSTTYVQDGIGGLRHGFEYGRSGNPTRTALERQLAAIEGGTHAYSFASGLAAEDALLRAALEPGDEVLLGNDVYGGTYRLISRVLGPWGVKVRVIDMHDLDVVQASLAERPAKIVWVETPSNPLLKITDIAGLARLGHEAGALVVVDNTFASPALQQPIGLGADVVVHSATKYLGGHSDVVGGALVIEDDELAEKVKFLQFAVGGVSGPLDAWLTTRGIKTLAIRMQRHSENASAVASFLSAHDRVAKVYYPGLADHPGHDVAARQMSAFGGIVSLALADGPTARRFVESTSMFQLAESLGGVESLVNYPDEMTHKSVRGTDLAVPEEVVRLSVGIESVDDLIADLEHALASL from the coding sequence GTGAGCGACGAGCCCACCCTTCCCACCTCCCGCGTCCGTGCTCGCGGCTTCGAGAGCCTCGCGGTGCACTCGGGGCAGATCGCCGACCCCACGACGGGTGCAGTCATCCCTCCCGTGCACTTCTCGACCACGTATGTCCAGGACGGCATAGGCGGATTGCGGCACGGCTTCGAATACGGCCGCAGCGGCAACCCGACACGGACGGCACTCGAGCGCCAGCTCGCCGCGATCGAGGGCGGCACGCACGCGTACTCCTTCGCGTCAGGCCTCGCCGCGGAGGACGCGCTCCTGCGCGCCGCGCTCGAGCCGGGCGATGAAGTGCTGCTCGGCAACGACGTGTACGGCGGCACCTATCGCCTGATCTCGCGCGTGCTCGGGCCGTGGGGCGTCAAGGTGCGCGTCATAGACATGCACGATCTCGACGTCGTGCAGGCGAGTCTCGCCGAGCGCCCCGCGAAGATCGTGTGGGTCGAGACGCCGAGCAATCCGCTCTTGAAGATCACCGACATCGCGGGCCTCGCACGGCTGGGACACGAGGCCGGTGCGCTCGTCGTGGTGGACAACACGTTCGCCTCGCCCGCCCTGCAGCAGCCCATCGGGCTCGGCGCCGACGTCGTCGTTCACTCCGCGACGAAGTACCTCGGCGGCCACTCCGACGTCGTCGGCGGCGCGCTCGTGATCGAGGACGACGAGCTGGCCGAGAAGGTCAAATTCCTGCAGTTCGCGGTGGGCGGCGTGTCGGGCCCGCTGGACGCGTGGCTCACCACCCGGGGCATCAAGACGCTCGCCATTCGGATGCAGCGGCACAGCGAGAACGCATCGGCCGTCGCTTCATTCCTCTCGGCGCATGACCGGGTCGCGAAGGTCTACTACCCCGGGCTCGCCGACCACCCGGGACACGACGTCGCCGCTCGGCAGATGTCCGCGTTCGGCGGCATCGTGTCGCTCGCGCTCGCCGACGGGCCGACCGCCCGGCGCTTCGTCGAGTCGACCAGCATGTTCCAGCTGGCCGAGTCGCTCGGCGGCGTCGAGTCGCTGGTCAACTACCCGGACGAGATGACCCACAAGTCCGTGCGCGGGACCGACCTCGCGGTGCCCGAGGAGGTCGTGCGCCTGTCGGTCGGGATCGAGTCGGTCGACGACCTCATCGCCGACCTCGAGCACGCGCTGGCGTCGCTCTAG
- a CDS encoding aldo/keto reductase: protein MKTIALEGIDRPAPNVVLGLMRIAELDDDAVRALVSTARDAGIDFFDHADIYGGALHACERRFAEALQLSPSDREQITIQTKCGIVPDGPYFDFSYEHIIASVEGSMRALETDYLDILLLHRPDALVEPDEVARAFDELADAGKVRAFGVSNHTPGEIDLLKASVRQPLVANQLQLSITHAPIIAQGVAANMQGTEQSLTLDGGGIVDYCRLNGITIQAWSPFQAGFFTGVFLDNPEFAELNAVIDRLAAAYDVPPLAIATAWITRHPANMQVVLGTTTPERVSAAAQGSDIPLTRAEWYELFRAAGYRVP, encoded by the coding sequence ATGAAGACCATCGCCCTCGAAGGCATCGACCGCCCCGCGCCCAACGTCGTGCTCGGCCTCATGCGCATCGCCGAGCTGGACGACGACGCCGTTCGCGCACTCGTCTCGACCGCGCGCGACGCCGGCATCGACTTCTTCGACCACGCCGACATCTACGGCGGCGCGCTGCACGCCTGCGAGCGGCGCTTCGCCGAGGCGCTGCAGCTCTCCCCGTCCGACCGCGAGCAGATCACGATCCAGACGAAGTGCGGCATCGTGCCCGACGGCCCGTACTTCGACTTCTCGTACGAACACATCATCGCCTCGGTCGAGGGCTCGATGCGTGCCCTCGAGACCGACTACCTTGACATCCTGCTCCTGCACCGTCCCGACGCGCTCGTCGAGCCCGACGAGGTCGCCCGTGCGTTCGACGAGCTCGCGGATGCCGGCAAGGTGCGCGCGTTCGGCGTCTCGAACCACACCCCCGGCGAGATCGACCTGCTGAAGGCATCCGTCCGCCAGCCCCTCGTCGCGAACCAGCTGCAGCTGTCGATCACGCACGCGCCGATCATCGCGCAGGGGGTCGCGGCCAACATGCAGGGCACCGAGCAGTCGCTCACGCTCGACGGCGGCGGGATCGTCGACTACTGCCGCCTCAACGGCATCACGATCCAGGCGTGGTCGCCCTTCCAGGCCGGCTTCTTCACGGGCGTCTTCCTCGACAACCCCGAGTTCGCCGAGCTCAACGCCGTGATCGACCGCCTCGCTGCGGCGTACGACGTGCCGCCGCTCGCGATCGCGACGGCGTGGATCACCCGGCATCCCGCGAACATGCAGGTCGTGCTCGGCACGACGACGCCCGAGCGGGTGTCGGCGGCGGCGCAGGGGTCGGACATCCCGCTCACGCGGGCGGAGTGGTACGAGCTGTTCCGCGCGGCGGGCTACCGGGTGCCGTAG